Proteins from one Syntrophus gentianae genomic window:
- a CDS encoding cation-translocating P-type ATPase, with product MKINSLSKEEALRALVSSENGLPEAEAAKRLSESGFNEIREVRRTSLAIRFFRQFTHFLALLLWVGAGLAFLSDYLHPGEDMATLGFAIIGVIMINAVFTFIQEYRAEKALEALKKLLPFYVQIVREGKERKVPSREVVPGDIILLSEGDRIPADARLIEGAMLKVNNASLTGESEASLRNSLPVQGELLDSPNIVFAGTTVTSGSGKALVFATGMGTEFGRIAHLTSTVQPDLSPLQKEIVKATRLVATIAALVGIFFFALGFAIGRDFWNNFIFAIGITVALIPEGMLPTVTLSLAMASQRMAKRKALIKNLSSAETLGCVSVICTDKTGTLTQNRMTAEKIWKDGSILDAKDFRAQADDPLMQTALFCNNARFADNEYLGDPTETALLRLGRESLGDLSAQRIFEIPFDSDRKRMTTVHRVGNAEYVFSKGAMESILPLCSRFLTNGVEQKMEEASRESALDAYSSLMDKGLRVLAFAYKKNLSDSLPADPFSLEKDFVFAGLIGLEDPPRPEVPEAIRKCHEAGIKVIVITGDGSRTAVAIAREIGLVKGDPIVIEGPEFLKMDDRELRKKLAAREILFARMAPKHKMRVVSILQEEGQWVAVTGDGVNDAPALKKADIGIAMGISGTDVAKEASDMILLDDNFATIVNAVEEGRTVYDNIRKFITYIFASNIPEAVPFLAYILLRIPLPLTIMQILAVDLGTDMLPALALGTEKPTPAVMKQPPRSRNERLLNFSVLSRAYLFLGPIEAAACMFGFFYVLYGGGWTWGTLLPLNNVLYLQATTACLTAIIIVQIGNVFACRSANESVLSLGFFSNRFIFIGIAFELCLQLFIVYSPFGNRIFATHPLPPATWFILLPFALLLFFGEETRKHLVLSR from the coding sequence ATGAAGATTAACAGCCTTTCGAAAGAGGAGGCCCTTCGGGCCCTCGTCAGCTCGGAAAACGGCCTTCCCGAAGCAGAAGCGGCGAAAAGGCTTTCGGAAAGCGGCTTCAATGAGATCCGGGAAGTGCGGAGAACTTCCCTGGCGATTCGATTTTTTCGGCAGTTTACCCATTTCCTGGCCTTACTCCTCTGGGTTGGTGCAGGGCTTGCCTTTCTCTCGGATTATCTCCATCCCGGCGAGGACATGGCCACGCTCGGTTTTGCCATCATCGGCGTCATTATGATCAATGCCGTCTTCACCTTTATCCAGGAATACCGTGCGGAGAAAGCCCTGGAGGCCCTGAAAAAGCTCCTGCCCTTTTATGTGCAGATAGTCCGGGAGGGAAAAGAGCGGAAAGTCCCGTCGCGCGAGGTCGTGCCGGGGGATATTATCCTTTTGTCCGAAGGAGACCGGATCCCAGCCGACGCGCGCCTGATCGAAGGCGCCATGCTTAAGGTCAATAACGCTTCGCTGACGGGAGAGTCCGAGGCCAGTCTTCGGAATTCTCTGCCTGTTCAGGGTGAACTTCTGGACAGCCCCAATATTGTCTTTGCCGGAACAACCGTTACGAGTGGTTCGGGGAAAGCGCTGGTCTTTGCGACGGGGATGGGGACGGAATTCGGGCGGATCGCCCACCTGACGAGCACGGTTCAGCCGGATCTCAGCCCGCTCCAGAAGGAGATCGTCAAGGCAACGCGCCTCGTGGCGACCATCGCCGCCCTGGTCGGCATCTTCTTCTTTGCCCTGGGATTCGCCATCGGCAGGGATTTCTGGAACAATTTCATCTTTGCCATCGGCATCACCGTCGCCCTCATCCCCGAGGGCATGCTGCCCACCGTTACCCTTTCCCTGGCCATGGCCAGTCAGAGAATGGCGAAGCGGAAGGCCTTGATCAAGAATCTCTCCTCTGCGGAGACGCTGGGTTGTGTATCCGTGATCTGCACCGACAAAACCGGCACGCTGACCCAGAATCGAATGACTGCTGAAAAAATATGGAAAGACGGCTCAATTCTCGATGCCAAAGATTTTCGGGCACAGGCTGATGATCCCCTGATGCAGACGGCCCTTTTCTGCAACAATGCCCGGTTTGCCGACAATGAATATCTGGGGGATCCCACCGAGACGGCCCTTCTGCGGCTTGGCAGGGAAAGCCTGGGCGATCTGAGTGCGCAACGCATCTTTGAGATCCCCTTTGACTCCGACCGGAAGAGGATGACAACCGTACATCGAGTCGGTAATGCGGAATATGTCTTTTCGAAAGGGGCCATGGAGAGCATTCTGCCTCTGTGCAGCCGATTCTTGACGAATGGCGTCGAGCAAAAAATGGAGGAGGCCTCGCGCGAAAGCGCATTGGATGCCTATTCTTCCCTTATGGACAAAGGGTTGAGGGTTCTGGCCTTCGCCTATAAAAAAAATCTTTCTGACTCCCTTCCCGCCGATCCTTTTTCTTTGGAAAAAGATTTTGTTTTTGCCGGTCTGATCGGACTCGAAGACCCGCCTCGGCCTGAAGTGCCGGAGGCCATCCGAAAATGCCATGAGGCCGGCATCAAGGTCATCGTGATTACAGGAGATGGCAGCCGCACCGCCGTTGCCATTGCCCGTGAGATCGGCCTGGTGAAAGGCGACCCGATCGTGATTGAAGGACCGGAGTTCCTGAAAATGGATGACCGGGAACTGCGGAAAAAGCTCGCCGCCAGGGAGATTCTCTTTGCGCGGATGGCGCCGAAGCACAAGATGAGGGTCGTCTCGATCCTTCAGGAGGAAGGACAATGGGTTGCCGTGACCGGTGACGGCGTCAATGATGCGCCGGCACTTAAAAAGGCGGATATCGGCATCGCCATGGGCATCTCGGGAACCGATGTCGCGAAAGAGGCCTCGGACATGATTCTGCTGGATGATAATTTTGCGACCATCGTAAATGCCGTTGAAGAAGGCCGGACGGTCTATGACAATATTCGAAAATTCATCACCTACATCTTCGCTTCAAACATTCCGGAGGCCGTACCCTTCCTCGCTTACATCCTGCTGCGGATACCCCTGCCGCTGACGATCATGCAGATTTTGGCGGTCGACCTCGGCACGGACATGCTCCCGGCCCTGGCCCTCGGCACGGAAAAACCGACCCCGGCGGTCATGAAGCAGCCGCCCAGGAGCCGGAACGAGAGACTCCTCAATTTTTCGGTCCTTTCCCGCGCCTACCTCTTCCTGGGGCCGATCGAGGCGGCCGCCTGCATGTTCGGGTTCTTCTATGTCCTGTATGGAGGGGGCTGGACATGGGGGACGCTGCTGCCGCTGAATAATGTCCTCTATCTCCAGGCAACGACGGCGTGCCTGACCGCGATCATCATCGTCCAGATCGGCAACGTCTTTGCCTGCCGATCCGCGAATGAGTCCGTGCTGAGCCTGGGATTTTTTTCGAACCGGTTCATCTTCATCGGCATAGCTTTCGAACTCTGCCTCCAGCTCTTCATCGTCTATTCTCCGTTCGGCAACAGAATCTTCGCAACCCACCCCCTGCCCCCGGCAACCTGGTTTATTCTGCTCCCCTTTGCCCTTCTTCTGTTCTTCGGTGAGGAAACCAGGAAGCATCTGGTCCTTAGCCGTTGA
- a CDS encoding universal stress protein, with protein sequence MYKKILAAVNEHLNSEVTARYALNLAQELRAKFYICFVAEEGMPPRDRHAAEEAIQRLFGEALERNIQAESIAATGNAVREIEKIVRREKIGMVFASTRREDLEKRFYAGTVARSLSLKLPCSVALVRVVHFGRIRPKRILVPVKARINHVRERAAFVTSMAKSFGAKVYVFHSPKPMEQIFSGEIHLTPPEWEERMSKDIEQFMKYLKQQDIEHEGKHLPGRIARNITIEAFAKRHDLVIMGASERSLLASLLKGNPVEQVLRETPCDLIILKPRHED encoded by the coding sequence ATGTATAAAAAGATCCTTGCCGCAGTCAATGAGCATCTGAATTCCGAGGTGACGGCGCGCTACGCCCTGAACCTTGCACAGGAGCTTCGTGCCAAATTCTACATCTGCTTTGTCGCTGAGGAAGGCATGCCCCCGCGTGACCGCCATGCCGCCGAGGAGGCCATCCAGCGGCTTTTTGGTGAGGCCCTGGAACGAAATATCCAGGCGGAAAGCATTGCGGCGACAGGGAATGCCGTTCGTGAGATCGAGAAAATCGTACGTCGGGAAAAGATCGGGATGGTCTTTGCCTCAACACGGAGAGAGGATCTGGAAAAAAGGTTCTATGCCGGAACGGTGGCTCGGAGTCTGTCTCTGAAACTTCCCTGCTCCGTTGCCCTTGTGCGGGTTGTGCATTTCGGCAGAATACGCCCCAAAAGGATCCTCGTTCCGGTCAAGGCAAGGATCAATCATGTCCGGGAACGGGCCGCTTTTGTCACATCGATGGCAAAGTCATTCGGGGCAAAGGTTTATGTCTTCCATTCGCCCAAACCCATGGAACAGATCTTTTCCGGAGAGATCCACCTCACCCCTCCGGAATGGGAAGAGCGCATGTCAAAGGATATCGAGCAGTTCATGAAGTACCTCAAGCAGCAGGATATCGAACATGAAGGGAAGCACCTGCCTGGCAGGATCGCCCGGAACATCACGATCGAGGCCTTTGCAAAAAGGCATGACCTCGTCATCATGGGGGCAAGCGAGCGGAGTCTCCTGGCATCCCTGCTCAAGGGCAATCCGGTCGAGCAGGTTCTGAGAGAGACGCCTTGCGACCTCATCATCCTGAAGCCGCGCCATGAAGATTAA
- a CDS encoding alpha,alpha-trehalose-phosphate synthase (UDP-forming): MPFRSLRLSLRFILPLVVALTLLAYAVVPLVDQLTLHWFVRDMDIRSRLIANTLQEPLAELLRQGNKARINALLLRVIQDERLMALGFCSGNGKLLYRTPNFPESLGCPSEPSQKKGTNPVQRLTKGAVHVALYPVEQEGVQSGSLILVHDMSFVERRSADTRKYIIMFFILLGVVISGITVFVAYLSWRGWMAGVRAMLRGEGILKPFARPAVASEMQPLVGDLRTLLRTLDFERRFADDATITWSPDSLRKLLHRQLAGERIIVVSNREPYIHIKNSERIEVHRPASGLVTAVEPVMRACSGTWIAHGSGSADRETVDRHDRVQVPPEQPEYTLRRFWLTREEENGYYFGFANEGLWPLCHIAHVRPIFRSSDWKQYTAINQRVADAVTEEAASDDPVVLVQDYHFALLPKMIRKTLPKATIITFWHIPWPNPESFGICPWHEELLKGLLGSTILGFHTPFHCKNFLETVDRCLETRIDHESSTISRDGNLTMVESYPISIQWPSPWQETQPTVLECRNAVRSSLGLAADHLIGLGVDRQDYTKGILERFRAVESMLKRHPEMAGRFTFIQIAAPTRSVLEDYRAFEDQVRDLAARINGRFSTGSWQPICLKAEYHDPEEVNRYYRAADVCMVTSLHDGMNLVAKEFVAARDDEQGVLVLSRFTGAAHELHEALIVNPYHIEQTADALYQALYMPDFEQRERMSSMRTLVRDFNIYRWAGRMLLDAARIRQREKLAMRINHSS; encoded by the coding sequence ATGCCTTTCCGTTCCCTGCGTTTGTCTCTGCGTTTTATTCTTCCCCTGGTCGTCGCGTTGACCCTGCTGGCCTATGCGGTGGTGCCGCTGGTGGATCAATTGACCCTCCACTGGTTCGTCCGGGATATGGATATCCGCTCCCGGCTGATTGCCAATACCCTGCAGGAGCCGTTGGCGGAGCTTCTCCGGCAGGGGAACAAGGCCAGAATCAACGCCCTGCTGCTTCGGGTCATTCAGGATGAGCGATTGATGGCCCTCGGTTTCTGCAGCGGCAATGGCAAGCTGCTTTACCGGACGCCAAACTTCCCGGAATCCCTTGGCTGTCCTTCGGAGCCATCGCAGAAAAAGGGGACCAACCCGGTTCAACGGCTTACCAAGGGGGCGGTCCACGTTGCCCTTTACCCCGTGGAGCAGGAAGGGGTGCAAAGCGGTTCGCTGATTCTCGTTCACGACATGAGTTTTGTCGAACGCCGCAGCGCCGATACCCGCAAATACATTATCATGTTTTTTATCCTTCTCGGCGTTGTTATCTCCGGAATCACGGTGTTCGTCGCTTACCTGAGCTGGCGCGGCTGGATGGCGGGTGTGCGGGCCATGCTTCGGGGAGAGGGGATACTCAAGCCCTTCGCCCGGCCGGCGGTCGCTTCGGAGATGCAGCCCCTTGTCGGGGATTTGCGGACCCTCCTGAGGACGCTTGATTTCGAACGCCGATTCGCCGACGATGCCACCATCACCTGGAGTCCCGATTCTCTCCGCAAACTGCTGCATCGCCAGCTTGCCGGAGAGCGGATCATCGTTGTTTCGAACCGCGAACCGTACATTCACATCAAAAACAGTGAACGGATTGAGGTCCACCGTCCGGCAAGCGGCCTGGTTACGGCCGTGGAACCCGTCATGCGGGCCTGCTCCGGCACATGGATCGCCCATGGAAGCGGCAGCGCCGATCGGGAAACCGTGGACCGTCATGACCGGGTTCAGGTACCGCCCGAACAGCCGGAATACACGCTGAGGCGCTTCTGGCTCACCAGGGAAGAGGAGAACGGGTATTACTTCGGGTTCGCCAATGAGGGACTCTGGCCTCTGTGTCACATTGCTCACGTGCGCCCGATTTTCCGCTCCAGTGACTGGAAGCAGTATACCGCCATTAACCAGCGTGTTGCCGATGCGGTGACGGAGGAAGCCGCCAGCGACGATCCGGTGGTCCTCGTGCAGGACTACCATTTCGCCCTTCTGCCGAAGATGATCCGCAAAACGCTCCCGAAGGCGACCATTATCACCTTCTGGCATATTCCCTGGCCCAACCCTGAGTCCTTCGGCATCTGCCCCTGGCATGAGGAACTGTTGAAAGGACTGCTCGGCAGCACCATCCTCGGTTTTCACACGCCTTTCCACTGCAAGAATTTTCTGGAAACCGTGGACCGCTGCCTGGAAACCCGGATTGATCACGAATCGTCCACGATCTCCCGGGATGGAAATCTGACCATGGTGGAAAGCTACCCCATCTCGATTCAGTGGCCATCCCCCTGGCAGGAGACGCAACCTACGGTGCTCGAGTGCCGAAATGCGGTGCGCAGTTCTCTGGGCCTTGCCGCCGACCACCTGATCGGGCTGGGTGTGGACCGGCAGGACTACACGAAGGGAATTCTGGAACGCTTCCGGGCGGTGGAAAGCATGCTCAAGCGCCATCCGGAGATGGCGGGCCGTTTCACGTTTATCCAGATTGCGGCCCCGACCCGCTCGGTTCTGGAGGATTATCGGGCTTTTGAAGATCAAGTCCGCGACCTGGCCGCCCGCATCAATGGGCGATTCTCGACAGGATCCTGGCAGCCGATCTGCCTCAAGGCGGAATACCATGACCCTGAGGAGGTCAACCGTTATTACCGGGCGGCGGATGTCTGCATGGTAACCAGCCTTCACGATGGAATGAATCTGGTGGCCAAGGAATTTGTCGCGGCCCGCGATGACGAGCAGGGGGTGCTGGTATTGAGCCGGTTCACAGGGGCAGCGCACGAACTTCACGAAGCGCTTATCGTCAATCCCTATCACATTGAGCAAACCGCCGACGCTTTGTACCAGGCTCTTTACATGCCCGACTTCGAGCAGCGGGAGCGGATGTCCAGCATGCGGACTCTGGTGCGTGATTTCAACATTTACCGCTGGGCCGGACGGATGCTTCTTGATGCCGCCCGCATAAGGCAGAGGGAAAAATTGGCGATGCGCATCAATCACTCTTCATGA
- a CDS encoding cation-transporting P-type ATPase, translating into MENLIGRHWHYLPAEEVIDLLDGNPEGGLDLFEVNHRREHFGSNVLTTKKGRGPLLRFFLQFHQPLVYILLAATLITLLLREWVDAGVIFGVVLVNALIGFLQESKAVKAMEALARTMVTEATVLRSGEKRRISSVEVVPGDIVLLQSGDKAPADLRLISARDLQVDESALTGESVAVQKCSRTLPHDTILADRRNMVYGSSLVTYGQGMGIIVAIGDATEVGKISELLSATEELETPLLRKIAAFSKVLLYVILSLAVVTFGVGLLRGQSALEMFMASVALAVGAIPEGLPAAMTITLAIGVARMARKRAIIRKLPAVETLGSTTVICSDKTGTLTENQMTVQEILAGPDLYTVTGGGYAPAGGILTPDGAALRNLPVALEECLRCGLLCNDSVLVEKEGRWIVEGDPTEGALLAAAAKGGLSGQEESKKLPRLDTIPFESQHQYMATLHSVPEENPVVYAKGSVESILIRCHSALSSEGEPLKLDADGILETVEAMAAKGLRVLAFSRMELPEGKKRISHEDVAEGMTFLGLQGMIDPPRAEAVEAVKNCHSAGVRVKMITGDHAVTASAIARKIGLAHGEKVLTGRELAEMTDSELLETVEEVSVYARVAPEQKLRLVEALQVRGQIVAMTGDGVNDAPALKRADIGIAMGITGTEVAKEAADMVLTDDNFASIEAAVEEGRGTFDNLTKFIVWTLPTNIGEGLVILAAVFLGVVLPILAVQILWINMTTAVLIGLTLVFEPKEPGIMDRPPRVPTEPILTRMLARRILLVSGLMLLGAFGLFEWELAAGAGTAEARTVAVNVIVMVELFYLFNCRSLTKSVFEVGFFSNPWIFGGFAVMVGLQLLFTYAPVMNVAFHSKPIGIESWLRILAAAILVMLIVGIEKKFTRRRRGNSKASGSAVISAAML; encoded by the coding sequence ATGGAAAACCTGATTGGGCGGCACTGGCATTATCTCCCGGCTGAGGAAGTGATCGATCTCCTGGACGGCAATCCTGAAGGAGGTCTTGATCTCTTTGAAGTCAATCACCGCCGGGAACACTTCGGCTCCAATGTCCTGACGACGAAAAAGGGCAGAGGGCCCCTGCTCCGCTTTTTCCTCCAGTTTCACCAGCCACTGGTTTACATCCTTCTGGCCGCCACCCTGATCACCCTCCTGCTTCGGGAGTGGGTCGATGCGGGAGTCATCTTCGGGGTGGTGCTCGTCAATGCCCTGATCGGTTTTCTCCAGGAATCCAAGGCCGTCAAGGCCATGGAGGCCCTTGCCCGGACCATGGTCACCGAAGCAACCGTCCTGCGCTCCGGAGAAAAGCGGCGAATTTCTTCGGTGGAGGTGGTTCCCGGCGACATTGTCCTTCTGCAGTCCGGGGACAAGGCGCCTGCCGATCTGCGCCTGATATCAGCCCGTGACCTTCAGGTCGACGAATCGGCCCTCACGGGAGAGTCCGTGGCCGTGCAGAAGTGCAGCAGGACCCTGCCTCACGATACGATCCTGGCGGACAGGAGAAACATGGTTTACGGATCATCCCTGGTGACCTATGGCCAGGGTATGGGCATCATCGTTGCCATCGGCGACGCCACGGAGGTGGGGAAGATTTCCGAGCTCCTTTCCGCCACGGAGGAACTGGAGACCCCTCTACTCAGGAAAATCGCCGCGTTCAGCAAGGTTCTGCTCTATGTTATCCTGTCCCTGGCAGTTGTCACTTTCGGCGTCGGTCTTCTCCGCGGCCAGAGCGCTCTGGAGATGTTCATGGCTTCCGTGGCCCTGGCCGTGGGCGCCATTCCCGAGGGGTTGCCCGCCGCCATGACCATCACCCTGGCCATCGGTGTGGCCCGTATGGCACGGAAAAGGGCCATCATCCGCAAGCTCCCCGCCGTGGAGACGCTGGGCAGTACGACCGTGATCTGTTCGGACAAGACCGGGACGCTCACGGAAAACCAGATGACCGTCCAGGAGATCCTGGCGGGTCCGGATCTGTATACCGTGACCGGCGGGGGCTACGCGCCTGCCGGCGGGATCCTGACCCCGGATGGAGCTGCCCTTCGCAATCTTCCCGTCGCTCTTGAGGAATGCCTCCGGTGCGGCCTGCTGTGCAATGACAGTGTTCTTGTGGAGAAGGAGGGCCGCTGGATCGTCGAGGGGGATCCCACGGAGGGCGCTTTGCTCGCCGCAGCCGCCAAAGGCGGGCTTTCCGGCCAGGAGGAGTCGAAAAAGCTGCCGCGCCTCGATACGATTCCCTTTGAATCCCAGCATCAGTACATGGCCACCCTCCATAGCGTCCCGGAGGAGAATCCCGTCGTGTACGCCAAGGGTTCGGTGGAGTCCATCCTGATCAGATGCCATTCAGCTCTTTCTTCCGAAGGGGAGCCGTTGAAGCTTGATGCAGACGGAATTCTGGAGACCGTGGAGGCGATGGCCGCCAAGGGGCTGCGGGTCCTGGCCTTTTCCCGAATGGAGCTTCCGGAAGGAAAAAAAAGAATTTCCCATGAGGATGTGGCGGAGGGAATGACTTTTCTGGGCTTGCAGGGCATGATCGATCCGCCCCGGGCCGAAGCGGTGGAGGCGGTCAAAAACTGCCACAGCGCCGGGGTCCGCGTCAAGATGATCACCGGCGACCATGCCGTTACGGCTTCGGCCATTGCCCGTAAGATCGGGCTCGCCCATGGGGAAAAGGTTCTGACCGGCCGGGAACTGGCCGAAATGACCGATTCGGAACTGCTGGAAACCGTAGAAGAGGTCTCCGTGTACGCCCGGGTGGCTCCGGAGCAGAAACTTCGCCTGGTGGAGGCGCTGCAGGTCCGCGGGCAGATTGTGGCCATGACCGGAGACGGGGTCAACGATGCCCCCGCGTTGAAGCGCGCCGATATCGGCATTGCCATGGGCATCACCGGCACCGAGGTTGCCAAGGAGGCCGCGGACATGGTGCTCACGGACGACAACTTCGCCTCCATCGAGGCCGCCGTAGAGGAGGGACGCGGAACCTTTGACAATCTCACCAAATTCATCGTCTGGACGCTGCCCACCAATATCGGTGAAGGATTGGTCATTCTAGCCGCCGTTTTCCTGGGGGTTGTGCTGCCCATCCTTGCCGTCCAGATCCTCTGGATCAATATGACGACGGCCGTTCTGATCGGCCTGACGCTTGTCTTCGAACCCAAGGAACCGGGCATCATGGATCGTCCGCCTCGTGTGCCTACGGAGCCCATCCTGACCCGGATGCTGGCGCGAAGGATTCTTCTCGTATCAGGTTTGATGCTGCTCGGGGCCTTCGGGCTCTTTGAATGGGAGTTGGCCGCGGGAGCGGGTACGGCTGAGGCGCGGACGGTGGCCGTCAATGTGATTGTGATGGTGGAGCTTTTTTATCTTTTCAACTGCCGGTCGTTGACGAAATCCGTTTTTGAAGTGGGATTCTTTTCCAACCCCTGGATCTTCGGCGGGTTCGCCGTCATGGTGGGTCTGCAGCTCCTGTTTACCTATGCGCCGGTTATGAACGTCGCATTCCATAGCAAGCCCATCGGGATCGAGTCATGGCTGCGTATTCTGGCGGCGGCAATCCTGGTGATGCTGATCGTGGGAATCGAGAAGAAGTTCACGCGCCGGAGGAGAGGAAACAGTAAGGCTTCCGGCAGCGCTGTGATATCAGCGGCCATGCTCTGA
- a CDS encoding glycoside hydrolase family 15 protein, with protein sequence MNSSLDLGLIGNCQVGALIDSAAEIVWYCLPRFDGDPVFNSLLQEHETGSGKGYCSIELLEQIRTEQSYLSNTAVLVTRFTDTQGGVIEITDFVPRFRQHGRMFTPMMLVRQVRRLQGTPFIRICVRPTYDYGREACDITYGSHHIRYVSPDWVLRLTTDASITTILQELPFFLEDQVTLIFGMDETISEPISELARRFLVETIGYWHDWVHDLGIPFEWQDEVIRAAITLKLNAFDDTGAIVAAMTTSVPEAPDSGRNWDYRYCWLRDAYFVVNALNRLSATRTMERYLRYLVNVVAGSSGGRIQPVYGIDGQKYLEERKIETLAGYRGMGPVRVGNQAYEQIQHDVYGSVILAVTHVFFDQRLIRRGDAALFHRLEPLGETAIQVHDQPDAGLWELRGTKRIHTFSAVMCWAACDRLAKIAARLGLSEREAYWKAQAELIHAAVCARAWNDHKKAFTAAFEGDSLDASLLLMHDVGFLTADDFRFAATVAAIERELRHGDYIFRYVEEDDFGAPENAFIVCTYWYIHALVALGRNDEARQLFENLLSRHNRHGLFAEHLDVRTGEQWGNFVQTYSMVGLIHSAIRLSKRWDAAF encoded by the coding sequence ATGAACAGTTCTCTGGACCTTGGGTTAATCGGCAATTGTCAAGTCGGCGCCCTGATCGATTCCGCCGCTGAGATCGTCTGGTACTGCCTCCCCCGTTTCGACGGCGATCCGGTGTTCAACTCCCTGCTGCAGGAACACGAGACCGGTTCAGGAAAAGGCTATTGCTCCATTGAACTGCTTGAGCAGATCAGGACGGAACAGAGCTATCTGTCCAACACCGCTGTTCTGGTTACGCGCTTCACCGATACGCAGGGAGGGGTGATCGAAATCACCGACTTTGTCCCTCGTTTTCGTCAGCACGGGCGGATGTTCACGCCCATGATGCTGGTCAGGCAGGTCAGGCGTCTGCAGGGAACCCCTTTCATCCGGATCTGTGTCCGCCCAACCTACGATTATGGACGGGAAGCGTGTGATATCACATACGGAAGCCACCATATCCGCTACGTATCACCCGACTGGGTGCTTCGTCTTACCACCGATGCCTCCATTACCACGATTCTTCAGGAGCTTCCCTTTTTCCTGGAAGACCAGGTGACGCTTATCTTCGGCATGGATGAAACGATATCAGAACCCATTTCGGAACTGGCGCGCAGATTTCTTGTAGAAACAATTGGTTACTGGCATGACTGGGTGCATGATCTGGGCATTCCCTTTGAGTGGCAGGATGAAGTCATTCGTGCAGCCATTACCCTGAAACTCAACGCCTTTGATGATACCGGGGCCATCGTTGCAGCCATGACCACGTCCGTTCCCGAAGCCCCTGACTCCGGGCGGAACTGGGATTACCGGTACTGCTGGCTCCGTGATGCGTACTTTGTGGTCAACGCCTTGAATCGTCTCAGCGCGACCCGCACGATGGAACGCTATCTCAGATATCTTGTCAACGTTGTTGCAGGATCCTCTGGTGGACGTATCCAGCCCGTCTATGGCATCGATGGGCAGAAGTATCTTGAGGAGCGAAAGATTGAGACGCTCGCAGGCTATCGCGGAATGGGGCCGGTGCGGGTGGGAAACCAGGCCTATGAGCAAATCCAGCATGATGTGTACGGCTCTGTGATTCTGGCGGTAACCCACGTTTTCTTCGATCAGCGGCTTATCCGCCGGGGGGATGCGGCGCTCTTCCATCGGCTCGAACCGCTGGGAGAAACCGCCATTCAGGTCCATGACCAGCCGGATGCGGGATTGTGGGAACTGCGCGGGACCAAACGGATTCACACGTTCTCCGCTGTCATGTGCTGGGCTGCCTGTGATCGTCTGGCAAAGATCGCTGCGCGCCTCGGTCTCTCGGAGCGTGAGGCATACTGGAAAGCGCAGGCGGAATTGATCCACGCCGCCGTCTGTGCCCGCGCCTGGAATGACCATAAGAAAGCCTTCACGGCCGCCTTCGAGGGAGATTCTCTGGATGCCAGCCTGCTGCTGATGCATGACGTGGGCTTTCTTACCGCAGACGATTTTCGCTTTGCCGCAACCGTCGCGGCAATTGAACGGGAATTGCGCCATGGGGACTACATTTTCCGTTACGTCGAGGAGGATGACTTTGGTGCTCCCGAGAATGCCTTCATCGTCTGTACCTACTGGTATATCCATGCCCTCGTGGCCCTGGGACGCAATGACGAAGCCCGGCAGCTCTTTGAAAACCTGTTGTCGCGTCACAACCGCCACGGTCTTTTCGCCGAGCATCTCGACGTGAGGACCGGCGAACAGTGGGGCAACTTTGTCCAGACCTACAGTATGGTCGGCCTGATCCATTCCGCCATCCGTCTCAGCAAACGCTGGGATGCCGCATTCTGA
- the otsB gene encoding trehalose-phosphatase has protein sequence MIYLFSETGQAALRSFVDRSTLFAFDLDGTLAPIVADPARIEIPKETKEKLIDLNRMATVAIISGRSRTDARNHLGFTPRFLIGNHGAEGLPGREKQEEEFRGQCIKWQKQLERFLPLASESGILIENKGMTLSVHYRRTSNQEAAVMNILEVIGQLKPFPKRIPGKCVENLLPAEAPRKGEALLQIMRHTGCPKALFVGDDATDEDVFRLDHDSILGIRVGCEGSSLAAYCLKDQKEMSDLLGRMVSLKNLYPGGIPFEPYGPP, from the coding sequence ATGATCTATCTGTTCAGCGAAACCGGCCAGGCAGCGCTCCGCTCTTTTGTTGATCGCTCCACCCTGTTCGCCTTCGACCTGGATGGCACGCTGGCGCCGATTGTTGCCGATCCCGCCCGGATTGAAATTCCAAAGGAAACAAAAGAAAAATTGATAGATCTGAACCGGATGGCAACCGTTGCCATCATCAGCGGACGTTCCCGCACCGATGCCCGGAATCATCTCGGCTTTACGCCTCGCTTTCTGATTGGAAATCACGGCGCGGAAGGGCTGCCCGGCAGAGAAAAGCAGGAAGAGGAATTCCGCGGGCAGTGCATAAAATGGCAGAAGCAGTTGGAGAGGTTTCTGCCGCTCGCTTCCGAAAGCGGCATTTTAATTGAAAATAAGGGGATGACTTTGTCGGTGCATTACCGCAGGACATCGAATCAAGAGGCGGCGGTGATGAATATTCTTGAGGTCATAGGACAATTGAAGCCGTTTCCCAAGAGGATTCCTGGCAAATGTGTTGAAAATCTCCTGCCGGCCGAAGCGCCCCGTAAAGGGGAGGCGCTCTTGCAGATCATGCGTCACACCGGGTGTCCCAAGGCGCTGTTTGTGGGAGACGATGCCACCGATGAGGATGTGTTTCGTCTGGATCATGATTCCATCCTCGGAATCCGGGTTGGCTGCGAAGGATCGAGCCTGGCGGCTTACTGTCTGAAAGACCAGAAAGAGATGTCCGACCTGCTTGGCCGGATGGTAAGCTTGAAAAATCTCTATCCGGGCGGGATTCCCTTTGAGCCGTATGGTCCTCCGTAG